The Streptomyces sp. NBC_01689 genome includes a window with the following:
- a CDS encoding class II fumarate hydratase encodes MADEQAAAPYRIEHDSMGEVRVPADAKWRAQTQRAVENFPVSGQRLERAHIEALARIKAAAAKVNARLGVLDKDVAEAVQEAASEVAEGRWDAHFPVDVFQTGSGTSSNMNANEVIATLATERLGQDVHPNDHVNASQSSNDVFPSSIHIAATAAVTRDLVPALDHLATALERKAREFADVVKSGRTHLMDATPVTLGQEFGGYAAQVRYGIERLNASLPRLAELPLGGTAVGTGINTPPGFSAAVIAEVARDTGLPLTEARDHFEAQGARDGIVETSGQLRTIAVGLTKIANDLRWMSSGPRTGLAEISLPDLQPGSSIMPGKVNPVVPEAVLMVAAQVTGNDATVAVAGAAGNFELNVMLPVIAKNVLESVRLLAAVSRLLADRTVDGIVAHRERAREYAESSPSVVTPLNKYIGYEEAAKVAKKALAERRTIRQVVLDSGYVERGDLTLEQLDEALDVLRMTHP; translated from the coding sequence ATGGCCGATGAACAGGCAGCAGCCCCGTACCGGATCGAGCACGACTCGATGGGAGAGGTCAGGGTGCCCGCGGACGCGAAGTGGCGGGCCCAGACCCAGCGGGCCGTGGAGAACTTCCCCGTCTCGGGGCAGCGGCTCGAACGCGCGCACATCGAGGCGCTCGCCCGGATCAAGGCGGCGGCGGCCAAGGTCAACGCCCGGCTCGGGGTGCTCGACAAGGACGTGGCCGAGGCGGTCCAGGAGGCCGCGTCCGAGGTCGCCGAGGGACGCTGGGACGCGCACTTCCCGGTGGACGTCTTCCAGACGGGCTCCGGCACGTCCTCGAACATGAACGCCAACGAGGTCATCGCCACGCTCGCCACCGAGCGGCTCGGCCAGGACGTCCACCCCAACGACCACGTGAACGCCTCGCAGTCCTCGAACGACGTCTTCCCCTCCTCGATCCACATCGCCGCCACCGCGGCGGTGACCCGGGACCTCGTCCCCGCGCTCGACCACCTCGCCACCGCCCTGGAACGCAAGGCGCGGGAGTTCGCCGACGTCGTGAAGTCGGGGCGCACCCACCTGATGGACGCCACCCCCGTGACTCTCGGACAGGAGTTCGGCGGATATGCGGCCCAGGTGCGCTACGGGATCGAACGGCTGAACGCCTCGCTGCCCCGGCTCGCGGAACTGCCGCTGGGCGGGACGGCCGTGGGCACCGGCATCAACACGCCGCCCGGGTTCTCCGCCGCCGTGATCGCGGAGGTGGCGCGGGACACCGGACTGCCGCTCACCGAGGCCCGCGACCACTTCGAGGCGCAGGGCGCGCGGGACGGCATCGTCGAGACGAGCGGACAGCTGCGGACCATCGCGGTCGGACTGACGAAGATCGCCAACGACCTGCGCTGGATGTCGTCCGGACCGCGCACCGGCCTGGCCGAAATCAGCCTCCCCGACCTGCAGCCGGGTTCCTCGATCATGCCGGGCAAGGTCAATCCCGTCGTCCCCGAGGCCGTGCTGATGGTCGCGGCCCAGGTGACGGGCAACGACGCGACGGTCGCGGTCGCCGGTGCCGCGGGCAACTTCGAGCTCAACGTGATGCTCCCGGTCATCGCGAAGAACGTCCTGGAGTCCGTCCGGCTGCTCGCGGCCGTCTCCCGGCTGCTCGCCGACCGGACCGTCGACGGGATCGTCGCGCACCGCGAACGGGCCCGCGAGTACGCCGAGTCGTCGCCGTCCGTCGTGACACCGCTCAACAAGTACATCGGGTACGAGGAGGCCGCCAAGGTGGCCAAGAAGGCGCTGGCGGAGCGCAGGACCATCCGCCAGGTCGTCCTCGACTCCGGGTACGTGGAGCGGGGCGACCTCACCCTGGAGCAGCTGGACGAGGCGCTGGATGTCCTGCGGATGACGCATCCGTGA
- the fomD gene encoding cytidylyl-2-hydroxypropylphosphonate hydrolase, whose product MAEGGAVRRVATGGPATYWAPGSHILWRYRENAGERFHICRPVTVVRDDADLLAVWMAPGTECVKPVLADGTPVHGEPLESRYTKARSVRRDRWFGTGVLKLARPGEPWSVWLFWEPGWRFKNWYVNLEAPLTRWEGGVDSEDHFLDISVHPDHSWRWLDEDEFAQAQRAGLMDTRLAAQVREAGLRAVEVIRAWGTPFADGWQHWRPDPSWPVPALPDDWDRTPAHVSS is encoded by the coding sequence ATGGCAGAGGGTGGAGCGGTGAGACGAGTGGCAACGGGCGGCCCGGCGACGTACTGGGCCCCCGGGAGTCACATCCTGTGGCGGTACCGGGAGAACGCCGGTGAGCGCTTCCACATCTGCCGTCCCGTGACCGTCGTACGGGACGACGCGGACCTGCTCGCGGTATGGATGGCGCCCGGCACCGAATGCGTCAAGCCCGTGCTCGCCGACGGCACCCCGGTGCACGGAGAACCGCTGGAGTCCCGCTACACCAAGGCGCGTTCGGTGCGCCGGGACCGCTGGTTCGGCACCGGGGTGCTGAAGCTGGCGCGTCCCGGCGAACCCTGGTCGGTATGGCTCTTCTGGGAACCGGGGTGGCGTTTCAAGAACTGGTACGTGAACCTGGAGGCCCCGCTGACCCGTTGGGAGGGCGGCGTCGACTCCGAGGACCACTTCCTGGACATCTCCGTGCACCCGGACCACAGTTGGCGCTGGCTCGACGAAGACGAGTTCGCGCAGGCGCAGCGGGCCGGACTGATGGATACTCGACTGGCCGCGCAGGTGAGGGAGGCGGGTCTGCGCGCGGTGGAGGTGATCCGCGCCTGGGGCACGCCGTTCGCGGACGGCTGGCAGCACTGGCGTCCGGATCCGTCGTGGCCGGTTCCGGCCCTGCCCGATGACTGGGACCGTACGCCCGCGCACGT